The Streptomyces sp. DH-12 genome has a window encoding:
- the recF gene encoding DNA replication/repair protein RecF: MHVTHLSLADFRSYPRVEVPLDPGVTAFVGPNGQGKTNLVEAVGYLATLGSHRVSSDAPLVRMGAERAIVRAQVRQGERQQLVELELNPGRANRARINRSSQVRPRDVLGIVRTVLFAPEDLALVKGDPGERRRFLDELITARSPRMAGVRSDYDRVLKQRNTLLKSAALARRHGGRTLDLSTLDVWDQHLAHAGAELLARRLDLVAALQPLADKAYEQLAPGGGPVALEYRPSAPGEAHTREDLFEQLMAALAESRKQEIERGVTLVGPHRDDLLLKLGQMPAKGYASHGESWSYALALRLASYDLLRAEGNEPVLVLDDVFAELDARRRERLAELVAPGEQVLVTAAVEDDVPHVLAGVRFAVSEGTVERA; the protein is encoded by the coding sequence ATGCACGTCACGCATCTGTCGCTGGCCGACTTCCGCTCCTACCCCCGGGTCGAGGTTCCGCTCGACCCCGGGGTGACGGCCTTCGTCGGTCCCAACGGACAGGGCAAGACGAACCTCGTCGAGGCGGTCGGCTACCTCGCCACCCTCGGCAGCCACCGGGTGTCCTCCGACGCCCCGCTGGTGCGCATGGGAGCCGAGCGCGCGATCGTCCGGGCCCAGGTCCGGCAGGGCGAACGGCAGCAGCTGGTGGAGCTGGAGCTCAACCCGGGCCGCGCCAACCGCGCCCGCATCAACCGGTCCTCGCAGGTCAGGCCGCGTGACGTGCTGGGCATCGTGCGGACCGTGCTGTTCGCGCCCGAGGACCTGGCGCTGGTGAAGGGCGATCCGGGTGAGCGCCGGCGGTTCCTGGACGAGCTGATCACCGCGCGCTCCCCGCGCATGGCGGGCGTGCGCTCCGACTACGACCGGGTGCTCAAGCAGCGCAACACGCTGCTGAAGTCGGCGGCGCTGGCCCGTCGGCACGGCGGCCGCACCCTGGACCTCTCCACGCTCGACGTGTGGGACCAGCACCTCGCCCACGCGGGCGCCGAGCTCCTGGCGCGGCGCCTGGACCTGGTGGCCGCGCTCCAGCCGCTCGCCGACAAGGCGTACGAGCAGCTCGCGCCCGGCGGCGGCCCGGTGGCACTGGAGTACAGGCCGTCCGCGCCGGGCGAGGCGCACACCCGTGAGGATCTCTTCGAGCAGCTGATGGCCGCGCTCGCGGAGTCCCGCAAGCAGGAGATCGAGCGCGGGGTCACCCTGGTCGGCCCGCACCGCGACGACCTGCTGCTCAAGCTGGGCCAGATGCCCGCCAAGGGCTACGCCTCGCACGGCGAGTCGTGGTCGTACGCGCTGGCGCTGCGCCTCGCCTCGTACGACCTGCTGCGGGCCGAGGGCAACGAGCCGGTGCTGGTGCTCGACGACGTCTTCGCGGAGCTGGACGCGCGCCGCCGGGAGCGGCTGGCCGAGCTGGTGGCCCCCGGTGAGCAGGTGCTGGTGACGGCCGCCGTCGAGGACGACGTGCCGCACGTGCTGGCGGGCGTGCGGTTCGCCGTGTCCGAGGGGACGGTGGAGCGCGCGTGA
- the gnd gene encoding phosphogluconate dehydrogenase (NAD(+)-dependent, decarboxylating), with product MELGLVGLGKMGGNMRERLRRAGHTVFGYDRNPDLADVHSLQELVGKLSGPRVVWVMVPAGEATQSTVDELAELLEPGDVVVDGGNSRWTDDEKHAAELAAKGIGFVDCGVSGGVWGLENGYALMYGGSEEDVAKVQPIFDALKPEGDFGSVHAGKVGAGHFAKMVHNGIEYAMMQAYAEGWELLEKVDSVTDVREVFRSWQEGTVIRSWLLDLAVNALDEDEHLDGLRGYAQDSGEGRWTVEAAIDNAVPLPAITASLFARFASRQEDSPQMKMIAALRNQFGGHAVEKK from the coding sequence ATGGAGCTCGGTCTCGTCGGCCTCGGCAAGATGGGCGGCAACATGCGCGAGCGGCTGCGCCGCGCAGGCCACACCGTCTTCGGTTACGACCGCAACCCGGACCTCGCCGACGTCCACAGCCTGCAGGAGCTTGTGGGCAAGCTCAGCGGCCCCCGCGTGGTGTGGGTGATGGTCCCGGCCGGCGAGGCGACCCAGTCCACCGTCGACGAGCTCGCCGAGCTGCTGGAGCCCGGCGACGTCGTGGTGGACGGCGGCAACTCCCGCTGGACCGACGACGAGAAGCACGCCGCGGAGCTGGCGGCCAAGGGCATCGGCTTCGTCGACTGCGGCGTCTCCGGCGGCGTCTGGGGCCTGGAGAACGGCTACGCGCTGATGTACGGCGGCTCCGAGGAGGACGTCGCCAAGGTGCAGCCGATATTCGACGCCCTCAAGCCGGAGGGCGACTTCGGCTCGGTGCACGCCGGCAAGGTCGGCGCGGGCCACTTCGCCAAGATGGTCCACAACGGCATCGAGTACGCCATGATGCAGGCCTACGCAGAGGGCTGGGAGCTGCTGGAGAAGGTCGACTCGGTGACCGACGTCCGGGAGGTGTTCCGCTCCTGGCAGGAGGGCACCGTCATCCGCTCCTGGCTGCTGGACCTGGCGGTCAACGCCCTCGACGAGGACGAGCACCTGGACGGGCTCCGGGGTTATGCACAGGACTCCGGTGAGGGACGCTGGACCGTGGAGGCCGCCATCGACAACGCGGTGCCGCTCCCGGCGATCACGGCCTCGCTGTTCGCGCGGTTCGCCTCGCGCCAGGAGGACTCGCCGCAGATGAAGATGATCGCGGCGCTGCGGAATCAGTTCGGCGGCCACGCGGTCGAGAAGAAGTAG
- the dnaN gene encoding DNA polymerase III subunit beta, giving the protein MKIRVERDVLAEAVAWAARSLPARPPAPVLAGLLLKADDGQLSLSSFDYEVSARVSVEAEVEEEGTVLVSGRLLADISRALPNRPVEISTDGVRATVVCGSSRFTLHTLPVEEYPALPQMPNATGTVPGEVFASAVQQVAIAAGRDDTLPVLTGVRIEIEGDTVTLASTDRYRFAVREFLWKPENPEASAVALVPAKTLLDTAKALTSGDQVTLALSGSGAGEGLIGFEGAGRRTTTRLLEGDLPKYRTLFPTEFNSVAVIETAPFVEAVKRVALVAERNTPVRLSFEQGVLILEAGSSDDAQAVERVDAQLEGDDISIAFNPTFLLDGLSAIDSPVAQLSFTTSTKPALLSGRPATDAEADEAYKYLIMPVRLSG; this is encoded by the coding sequence GTGAAGATCCGGGTGGAACGCGACGTACTCGCGGAGGCAGTGGCCTGGGCGGCTCGCAGCCTCCCGGCCCGTCCGCCGGCGCCTGTCCTCGCCGGCCTGCTGCTCAAGGCAGACGACGGCCAGCTGAGCCTGTCCAGCTTCGACTACGAGGTCTCCGCGCGCGTGTCGGTGGAGGCCGAGGTCGAGGAGGAGGGCACGGTCCTGGTCTCCGGCCGCCTGCTGGCCGACATCTCCCGCGCCCTGCCCAACCGCCCGGTGGAGATTTCCACAGACGGTGTACGGGCGACGGTGGTCTGCGGCTCCTCGCGGTTCACGCTCCACACACTGCCTGTGGAGGAGTACCCGGCCCTGCCGCAGATGCCGAACGCGACGGGCACGGTTCCCGGCGAGGTGTTCGCCTCCGCCGTGCAGCAGGTCGCCATCGCGGCCGGCCGCGACGACACCCTCCCCGTCCTCACCGGTGTGCGCATCGAGATCGAGGGCGACACGGTGACGCTCGCCTCCACCGACCGCTACCGCTTCGCGGTCCGCGAGTTCCTGTGGAAGCCGGAGAACCCGGAGGCCTCCGCGGTCGCCCTGGTGCCCGCCAAGACCCTGCTGGACACGGCCAAGGCGCTGACCAGCGGCGATCAGGTGACCCTGGCGCTGTCCGGCTCCGGCGCCGGCGAGGGTCTGATCGGCTTCGAAGGCGCGGGCCGGCGCACCACCACGCGCCTGCTGGAGGGGGACCTCCCGAAGTACCGCACGCTGTTCCCGACGGAGTTCAACAGCGTCGCCGTGATCGAGACCGCCCCCTTCGTGGAGGCCGTGAAGCGCGTGGCCCTGGTCGCCGAGCGCAACACCCCGGTGCGGCTGAGCTTCGAGCAGGGCGTGCTCATCCTGGAGGCCGGTTCCAGCGACGACGCACAGGCTGTGGAAAGGGTCGACGCCCAGCTCGAGGGCGACGACATCTCCATCGCCTTCAACCCGACGTTCCTGCTGGACGGCCTGAGCGCCATCGACTCCCCGGTGGCCCAGCTGTCGTTCACCACGTCCACCAAGCCGGCGCTGCTCAGCGGCCGCCCGGCGACGGACGCGGAGGCGGACGAGGCATACAAGTACCTGATCATGCCGGTGCGGCTCAGCGGCTGA
- the dnaA gene encoding chromosomal replication initiator protein DnaA: protein MADVPADLAAVWPRVLEQLLGEGRGQGVESKDEHWIRRCQPLALVADTALLAVPNEFAKGVLEGRLAPVVSESLSRECGRPIRIAITVDETAGEPPATPAPAPRPQPRYEEPELPSVHPERPDHRDRQEREPYQDREPYEGYGGYDRRHGDQQQGRPDDRLPSARPAYPSEYQRPEPGSWPRPSQDDYGWQQQRLGFPDRDPYASPSSQDAYGSPQQDAYGSPDPYGTQDAYGSDTYGGPSSQDYRPQPVERPSYDQRSDYDTSRGDYDQRDDRRRDLPEPPPGSGHVHRGGPVGPNLPTTGAPGPLAAQPAPATGPGEPTARLNPKYLFDTFVIGASNRFAHAAAVAVAEAPAKAYNPLFIYGESGLGKTHLLHAIGHYARSLYPGTRVRYVSSEEFTNEFINSIRDGKGDSFRKRYREMDILLVDDIQFLADKESTQEEFFHTFNTLHNANKQIVLSSDRPPKQLVTLEDRLRNRFEWGLITDVQPPELETRIAILRKKAVQEQLNAPPEVLEFIASRISRNIRELEGALIRVTAFASLNRQPVDLGLTEIVLKDLMPGGDDSAPEITSTAIMSATADYFGLTVEDLCGTSRGRALVTARQIAMYLCRELTDLSLPKIGALFGGRDHTTVMHADRKIRNLMAERRSIYNQVTELTNRIKAG, encoded by the coding sequence GTGGCTGACGTACCTGCCGATCTTGCCGCAGTGTGGCCACGCGTACTGGAGCAACTGCTCGGCGAGGGCCGCGGACAAGGTGTCGAGAGCAAGGACGAGCACTGGATCCGGCGCTGCCAGCCGCTGGCCCTGGTCGCCGACACCGCCCTGCTCGCCGTGCCGAACGAGTTCGCCAAGGGCGTGCTCGAGGGCCGGCTGGCCCCGGTGGTCAGCGAGTCCCTGAGCCGCGAGTGCGGCCGCCCGATCCGCATCGCCATCACGGTCGACGAGACCGCCGGCGAGCCGCCCGCCACGCCCGCGCCCGCTCCTCGTCCACAGCCGCGCTACGAGGAGCCGGAGCTGCCCTCCGTCCACCCGGAGCGCCCGGACCACCGCGACCGGCAGGAGCGCGAGCCGTACCAGGACCGTGAGCCGTACGAGGGGTACGGCGGATACGACCGTCGCCACGGCGACCAGCAGCAGGGCCGGCCGGACGACCGTCTGCCCTCCGCGCGGCCCGCCTACCCGTCGGAGTACCAGCGCCCCGAGCCCGGCTCCTGGCCGCGTCCCTCGCAGGACGACTACGGCTGGCAGCAGCAGCGGCTCGGCTTCCCCGACCGGGACCCGTACGCCTCGCCGTCGTCCCAGGACGCCTACGGCTCCCCGCAGCAGGACGCGTACGGCTCGCCGGATCCGTACGGCACGCAGGACGCGTACGGCTCGGACACCTACGGCGGTCCGTCCTCCCAGGACTACCGTCCCCAGCCTGTGGAGCGTCCGTCCTACGACCAGCGCTCCGACTACGACACGTCGCGCGGCGACTACGACCAGCGGGACGACCGGCGCCGCGACCTGCCCGAGCCGCCGCCCGGCTCGGGGCACGTCCACCGCGGCGGCCCGGTCGGCCCGAACCTGCCCACGACCGGCGCGCCCGGCCCTCTGGCGGCGCAGCCCGCCCCGGCGACGGGTCCCGGTGAGCCGACCGCGCGGCTGAACCCGAAGTACCTCTTCGACACGTTCGTCATCGGCGCGTCCAACCGCTTCGCGCACGCGGCCGCGGTGGCCGTCGCGGAGGCGCCGGCGAAGGCGTACAACCCCTTGTTCATCTACGGCGAGTCGGGCCTCGGCAAGACGCATCTGCTGCACGCGATCGGGCACTACGCGCGGAGCCTCTACCCGGGCACGCGTGTGCGGTACGTGAGCTCGGAGGAGTTCACCAACGAGTTCATCAACTCCATCCGCGACGGCAAGGGCGACAGCTTCCGCAAGCGCTACCGCGAGATGGACATCCTGCTCGTCGACGACATCCAGTTCCTGGCGGACAAGGAGTCGACGCAGGAGGAGTTCTTCCACACGTTCAACACGCTCCACAACGCCAACAAACAGATCGTGCTGTCCAGCGACCGGCCGCCCAAGCAGCTGGTGACGCTGGAGGATCGGCTGCGGAACCGTTTCGAGTGGGGTCTGATCACCGACGTCCAGCCGCCGGAACTGGAGACGCGCATCGCGATCCTGCGCAAGAAGGCGGTGCAGGAGCAGCTCAACGCCCCGCCGGAGGTGCTGGAGTTCATCGCCTCCCGGATCTCCCGCAACATCAGGGAGCTGGAGGGCGCGCTGATCCGGGTGACGGCCTTCGCGTCGCTCAACCGGCAGCCGGTGGACCTCGGGCTGACGGAGATCGTCCTCAAGGACCTGATGCCCGGGGGCGACGACTCGGCGCCGGAGATCACCTCGACGGCCATCATGAGCGCGACCGCCGACTACTTCGGCCTCACCGTCGAGGACCTGTGCGGCACCTCACGCGGGCGCGCGCTGGTGACCGCCCGGCAGATCGCCATGTACCTCTGCCGTGAGCTGACGGACCTGTCGCTGCCGAAGATCGGCGCGCTGTTCGGCGGGCGGGACCACACGACGGTGATGCACGCCGACCGGAAGATCCGCAATCTGATGGCCGAGCGGCGCTCCATCTACAACCAGGTCACCGAGCTGACCAACCGCATCAAGGCCGGCTGA
- the rpmH gene encoding 50S ribosomal protein L34 — translation MSKRTFQPNNRRRAKTHGFRLRMRTRAGRAILASRRSKGRARLSA, via the coding sequence GTGAGCAAGCGCACCTTCCAGCCGAACAACCGTCGTCGCGCCAAGACCCACGGCTTCCGGCTGCGTATGCGCACCCGTGCCGGCCGCGCGATTCTCGCGTCCCGCCGCAGCAAGGGTCGCGCCCGTCTGTCCGCCTGA
- the rnpA gene encoding ribonuclease P protein component, whose translation MLPTENRLRRREDFATAVRRGRRAGRQCLVVHLHSGATDPHAPGESAPPTRAGFVVSKAVGGSVVRNKVKRRLRHLMRERVDQLPPGSLVVVRALPAAGDADHAQLARDLDAALQRLLGGGAR comes from the coding sequence GTGCTGCCCACCGAGAACCGGCTGAGGCGGCGCGAGGACTTCGCGACCGCGGTACGACGAGGACGCCGGGCCGGGCGCCAGTGCCTCGTCGTCCACCTTCACAGCGGTGCAACGGACCCGCATGCGCCTGGGGAGAGCGCTCCCCCGACGCGTGCGGGTTTCGTCGTGAGCAAGGCCGTGGGCGGATCGGTGGTGCGCAACAAGGTGAAGCGGAGGCTTCGCCATCTGATGCGCGAACGAGTCGACCAGCTGCCCCCCGGTAGCCTGGTAGTGGTACGAGCGCTGCCCGCCGCGGGCGACGCCGACCACGCACAGCTGGCCCGAGACCTGGACGCCGCTCTGCAGCGGCTGCTGGGAGGGGGCGCGCGATGA
- the yidD gene encoding membrane protein insertion efficiency factor YidD: MKYPLLALIKLYQWTISPLLGPVCKYYPSCSHYGYTAIDRHGAVKGTALTAWRILRCNPWSLGGVDHVPPRRRPRWHEMLRNAWRARKGGTSAAEPATDGQASPTRPTSPSGPAAETSSHAQGA; the protein is encoded by the coding sequence ATGAAGTACCCGCTGCTGGCCCTGATCAAGCTCTACCAGTGGACGATCAGTCCACTGCTGGGCCCGGTGTGCAAGTACTACCCGTCGTGCTCCCACTACGGCTACACGGCCATCGACCGGCACGGTGCCGTCAAGGGAACAGCACTCACGGCCTGGCGCATCCTGCGGTGCAATCCGTGGTCGCTGGGCGGCGTGGACCATGTCCCGCCGCGCAGGCGTCCGCGGTGGCACGAAATGCTGCGCAACGCCTGGCGTGCACGCAAGGGCGGGACCTCCGCCGCCGAACCGGCCACCGACGGGCAGGCTTCTCCCACACGTCCTACGAGTCCCTCGGGCCCGGCCGCAGAGACCTCGTCCCATGCCCAAGGAGCATGA
- the yidC gene encoding membrane protein insertase YidC, producing the protein MDTIASLFSFITTPVSWVIVQFHSVYGSLFGPDTGWAWGLSIVSLVILIRICLIPLFVKQIKATRAMQTLQPEMKKIQERYKNDKQRQSEEMMKLYKETGTNPLSSCLPILAQSPFFFALYHVLNSIASNDTIGVINERLLESAQKAHIFGAPLAAKFTDSPDKVEALNSSLTDVRVVTAIMIVLMSLSQFYTQRQLMTKNVDTTVKTPFMQQQKMLMYVFPVIFAVFGINFPVGVLVYWLTTNVWTMGQQMYVIHNNPTPGSKAQAAYLERLHKKVTTHGGTRGRGQRAIVKAIVAKGRDRNEHERKFINGLNKAGLAAQADGTVIKSESSAAAQAEGGTTTTVAPKRQQPKRQPKSKRQAGVAKPAGEPTSLTKADDPQDATPAAKKGNAKPAGNGTRSRAQSGQRKGPQRPKSPSKK; encoded by the coding sequence GTGGACACGATTGCCAGCCTCTTCAGCTTCATCACGACACCTGTCTCCTGGGTCATCGTCCAGTTCCACAGCGTGTACGGCTCCCTCTTCGGGCCTGACACAGGATGGGCCTGGGGCCTGTCCATCGTGTCCCTGGTGATTCTCATCCGCATCTGCCTGATCCCGCTCTTCGTGAAGCAGATCAAGGCGACGCGTGCCATGCAGACGCTCCAGCCGGAGATGAAGAAGATCCAGGAGCGCTACAAGAACGACAAGCAGCGCCAGTCCGAAGAGATGATGAAGCTCTACAAGGAGACGGGCACCAACCCGCTCTCCTCGTGTCTTCCCATCCTGGCGCAGTCGCCGTTCTTCTTCGCCCTCTACCACGTGCTCAACAGCATCGCGTCGAACGACACCATCGGCGTGATCAACGAGCGACTGCTGGAGAGCGCGCAGAAGGCCCACATCTTCGGTGCCCCGCTCGCCGCGAAGTTCACGGACAGCCCGGACAAGGTCGAGGCGCTGAACTCGTCGCTGACCGATGTGCGTGTCGTCACGGCGATCATGATCGTCCTGATGTCGCTGTCGCAGTTCTACACGCAGCGCCAGCTGATGACGAAGAACGTCGACACCACGGTGAAGACGCCGTTCATGCAGCAGCAGAAGATGCTGATGTACGTCTTCCCCGTCATCTTCGCCGTCTTCGGCATCAACTTCCCGGTCGGTGTCCTCGTCTACTGGCTGACCACCAACGTGTGGACCATGGGCCAGCAGATGTACGTCATCCACAACAACCCGACCCCGGGTTCCAAGGCTCAGGCCGCCTACCTCGAGCGCCTCCACAAGAAGGTCACCACCCACGGCGGGACCCGGGGCCGCGGCCAGCGGGCCATCGTCAAGGCCATCGTCGCCAAGGGCCGGGACCGCAACGAGCACGAGCGCAAGTTCATCAACGGCCTGAACAAAGCCGGCCTCGCCGCCCAGGCCGACGGCACTGTGATCAAGAGCGAGAGCAGCGCCGCCGCCCAGGCCGAGGGCGGTACGACGACCACCGTCGCCCCCAAGCGGCAGCAGCCCAAGCGGCAGCCCAAGTCGAAGCGCCAGGCCGGCGTGGCCAAGCCGGCGGGTGAGCCCACCTCGCTGACCAAGGCCGACGATCCGCAGGACGCCACGCCCGCTGCCAAGAAGGGCAACGCCAAGCCCGCCGGCAACGGCACCCGCAGCAGGGCCCAGTCCGGACAGCGCAAGGGCCCGCAGCGGCCCAAGTCCCCGTCGAAGAAGTAA
- a CDS encoding R3H domain-containing nucleic acid-binding protein codes for MTEGTTAAAAEGTDTLTRLEQEGEIAADYLEGLLDIADLDGDIDMDVEADRASVSIISDTDSRDLQKLVGRDGEVLEALQELTRLAVHRETGDRSRLMLDIAGYRARKRTELADLGAKAAAEAKSSGQPVRLDPMTPFERKVVHDAVKAAGLRSESEGEEPQRFVVVLPA; via the coding sequence GTGACGGAAGGCACCACCGCGGCCGCTGCCGAGGGCACAGACACCCTGACCCGCCTGGAGCAGGAGGGTGAGATCGCGGCGGACTACCTGGAGGGTCTGCTCGACATCGCCGACCTCGACGGCGACATCGACATGGACGTCGAGGCCGACCGCGCCTCTGTCTCGATCATCAGCGACACGGACAGCCGCGATCTGCAGAAGCTGGTCGGCCGTGACGGCGAGGTGCTGGAGGCCCTTCAGGAGCTCACGCGCCTCGCGGTCCACCGGGAGACCGGTGACCGCAGCCGCCTGATGCTCGACATCGCCGGCTACCGCGCCCGCAAACGCACCGAGCTGGCCGATCTGGGCGCCAAGGCCGCGGCCGAGGCGAAGAGCAGCGGTCAGCCCGTGCGGCTCGACCCGATGACCCCGTTCGAGCGCAAGGTCGTGCACGACGCGGTCAAGGCGGCGGGCCTGCGCAGTGAGTCCGAGGGCGAGGAGCCGCAGCGCTTCGTCGTCGTGCTTCCCGCCTGA
- the rsmG gene encoding 16S rRNA (guanine(527)-N(7))-methyltransferase RsmG has translation MTEAAELPPAPEQAREVFGERFADAVRYAELLAEAGVQRGLIGPREVPRLWERHLLNCAVLSEVVPEGVTVCDVGSGAGLPGIPLALVREDLKITLLEPLLRRTNFLTEVVELLGLEHVTVVRGRAEEVMGKLPPVHVVTARAVAPLDRLATWGIPLLRPYGEMLALKGDTAEEELKSAATALTKLGAVTTSIVHVGEGVVDPMSTVVRVEVGESPGGVRFAAKRAKAARTGRARRRRG, from the coding sequence GTGACGGAGGCAGCGGAGCTTCCCCCCGCGCCCGAGCAGGCCCGCGAGGTGTTCGGTGAACGCTTCGCGGACGCAGTCCGGTATGCCGAGCTGCTCGCCGAGGCGGGCGTCCAGCGCGGTCTGATCGGCCCGCGTGAGGTGCCCCGCCTGTGGGAGCGGCATCTGCTGAACTGCGCGGTGCTCTCGGAGGTCGTACCCGAGGGTGTCACCGTGTGTGACGTCGGCTCGGGGGCCGGCCTGCCGGGCATCCCGCTCGCTCTGGTCCGGGAGGACCTGAAAATCACCCTGCTGGAGCCGCTGCTCCGCCGCACCAACTTCCTGACCGAGGTCGTGGAGCTGCTCGGCCTGGAGCATGTGACCGTTGTGCGCGGACGCGCCGAGGAGGTCATGGGCAAGCTGCCTCCGGTGCACGTGGTGACCGCACGTGCCGTGGCGCCGCTCGACCGCCTGGCCACCTGGGGCATCCCCCTGCTGCGGCCGTACGGGGAGATGCTTGCGCTCAAGGGCGACACCGCGGAGGAGGAGCTGAAGAGCGCTGCCACCGCACTGACCAAGCTCGGGGCCGTGACGACGTCGATCGTGCACGTGGGTGAGGGCGTGGTGGACCCCATGTCCACAGTGGTACGGGTCGAGGTCGGAGAGAGCCCCGGCGGTGTGCGCTTCGCCGCCAAGCGCGCCAAGGCCGCCCGCACCGGACGGGCCCGGCGCCGACGCGGATAG
- a CDS encoding ParA family protein, giving the protein MGGSVHCEPEVEESESLRSDANIAGPMTDPVPGPRTESTGADVSRETPPPMDDTPIGRAAQLAVEALGRAGEGLPRPEQTRVIVVANQKGGVGKTTTTVNLAASLALHGARVLVIDLDPQGNASTALGIDHHAKVPSIYDVLVESKPLAEVVQPVPDVEGLFCAPATIDLAGAEIELVSLVARESRLQRAIQAYEQPLDYILIDCPPSLGLLTVNALVAGQEVLIPIQCEYYALEGLGQLLRNVDLVRGHLNPALHVSTILLTMYDGRTRLASQVAEEVRTHFGDEVLRTSIPRSVRISEAPSYGQTVLTYDPGSSGALSYFEAAREIALRGVGVRYDASQAHIGAQQTDPNMVEGVQ; this is encoded by the coding sequence ATGGGAGGCTCTGTTCATTGCGAGCCTGAAGTCGAGGAGAGTGAATCCTTGCGGTCCGACGCCAACATCGCGGGACCGATGACCGATCCGGTCCCCGGTCCCCGTACCGAATCGACGGGGGCGGATGTTTCACGTGAAACACCGCCTCCGATGGACGACACTCCCATCGGTCGCGCTGCCCAACTGGCGGTGGAGGCTCTGGGTCGTGCCGGAGAAGGGCTGCCGCGGCCCGAGCAGACCCGCGTCATCGTGGTCGCCAACCAGAAGGGCGGTGTCGGAAAGACGACGACCACCGTCAATCTGGCTGCTTCGCTCGCTCTGCACGGCGCCCGTGTCCTGGTGATCGACCTCGACCCGCAGGGCAACGCATCCACCGCTCTGGGGATCGACCACCATGCCAAGGTGCCCTCCATCTACGACGTGCTGGTGGAGAGCAAGCCACTGGCAGAGGTCGTCCAGCCCGTCCCCGATGTCGAGGGCCTCTTCTGCGCCCCCGCCACCATCGATCTTGCCGGTGCGGAAATCGAGCTGGTGTCGCTCGTGGCACGGGAGAGCCGACTGCAGCGGGCCATTCAGGCCTACGAGCAGCCGCTGGACTACATCCTCATCGACTGCCCGCCGTCGCTCGGCCTCCTCACGGTCAACGCCCTGGTGGCAGGCCAGGAGGTGCTGATCCCGATCCAGTGCGAGTACTACGCGCTGGAAGGACTCGGGCAGCTGCTGCGCAACGTCGACCTGGTCCGAGGGCACCTCAACCCCGCTCTGCACGTCTCGACCATCCTGCTCACCATGTACGACGGCCGGACGCGGCTCGCCTCCCAGGTCGCGGAGGAAGTGCGCACCCACTTCGGCGACGAGGTCCTGCGCACCAGCATCCCCCGTTCCGTCCGTATCTCCGAGGCCCCGAGCTACGGGCAGACGGTGCTGACTTACGATCCTGGATCGAGCGGTGCTCTCTCGTACTTCGAGGCGGCACGCGAGATCGCGCTGAGAGGCGTCGGAGTCCGGTACGACGCGTCGCAGGCGCACATCGGCGCACAGCAGACTGATCCGAACATGGTGGAGGGCGTGCAGTGA